ATATAAACCCAAAAATATAGggaaaataattaaagtgcACATCTTAGCCTTTATgcacaaaataacttttctcattgaaaaaaaatttgaagggGTGCAATGCTTGAATGCACTTAGGAAGAAAATTAAGATAATTTTACCCATTTAAGGAAAACTTACTACAGAAAATATACTCGAACTattaaagtagtactaattaatctcaaatctcttttatcatatgataaaataattttctttttcttcttttttttctcaacaaaaagaacacagaaaataaaagtaataatttccttaccacagaaaataccaacaatattaaatttattaagcTTGTTATCTCCTAAATTAagattagcaaaccagaaataataaaagatgaaaagaaaaagaaaagaactatccgagtTCACGGAACCCACTGTGTGTCCATAAGAAAtataatcccctcaagtacccgaagTTGTacattaattcctcccaagataaaacggattaaccattaaagatgtagcggtacctcaaatttcaataatttcaacaaactcaaattgtcagcaacgaatcacacacagagacacgatcgatcgattttgttttgtaagaaaatgtatgcagaagAAGGGCAGAATTCaatgcagaaaaatgagaggaagtctctctatttatagccaacaaagggtaaaggtcacgactctttgaaaaaaaaacaacctttcagaaacgtcacaattctttgaaaaaagcacaacttcaaacggtcacaaccctttagaaaagacacaacctttcataaaggtcacaaccgAGTCACCATCCTTCATTTCTTATTCACATCTTTAAAACCCAGCAGCAGCAACGTAACACAGACTGGCATTACAGCATTTTGGTGGACTCATAAGAAGCAAAAGGGTAGCAGAACTCATAAGTAAATACAAAAGGGTGAAACCATTCAATTCAGGAGCCACAAACATTAAGGACTGAGTGAATGTTTTGTAATGTATTTAATTTACAAATCACAATGAATGCACCAGCAGCAGGGAAGTTTACAgagttttattaaaagaaacaaCTCATAAAGAAATTACATGTGATGTTCCAAATTGCTCCAGCTACAAACTCTGCATACCCTGTTAAAGAAAAACTCAATGACTTAATAGATCAAAAAATATAGTTATAGTTGTCTAGACTCCAGAATATTTAGAGCTACAAAACATACATAAACAAACGATCCCACAAAGTTAtgatctttccctttttggtGTCAAATTTTTAGCTCCAGGAATACACATTTTAGTTGAGATCACAACCAACACCATACCGAATGGGATCTCACAGATACGGGTTTGCGGTAAGTAGAGTGTGTGCAAATCTTATTACCCTTACCTAGAGGTAGATGCAATGTTTCCAAAAGATCCTCGGCCCAAGTAACGCATATCAAAGCAGTTCAAAATACAGAAGTAAGCAGACATAACAAATAATACAGATTTTAGTTTACGGCCAATAAATAATTACAActgttgtttttctttttatatagatATTTATAACTTTGTGTGAGAACTGCCTTAAAAATGTCCATTTACCATACAACAAAAATCACAGTTGAAAATGGGTAAAAATCTTAGGTCCTAGTTTAAGTAACTAGTTCCTAAACCTTGCTTTGAAAATCATCAACAATACCATTAACTTTGCAGATGTGGTCATCAGTTAGAGGTGATAAATGGGCgttttgagttgaatttgaacaaattaCAATGGGACTATAACCTTGTCATTTTTTGGAAATCCATCATGGCTGAGTTTACCAGAGCTCAGCATTTCGTTACAGCATGTCACGCTTGCTTAGTTTGCCNNNNNNNNNNNNNNNNNNNNNNNNNNNNNNNNNNNNNNNNNNNNNNNNNNNNNNNNNNNNNNNNNNNNNNNNNNNNNNNNNNNNNNNNNNNNNNNNNNNNNNNNNNNNNNNNNNNNNNNNNNNNNNNNNNNNNNNNNNNNNNNNNNNNNNNNNNNNNNNNNNNNNNNNNNNNNNNNNNNNNNNNNNNNNNNNNNNNNNNNNNNNNNNNNNNNNNNNNNNNNNNNNNNNNNNNNNNNNNNNNNNNNNNNNNNNNNNNNNNNNNNNNNNNNNNNNNNNNNNNNNNNNNNNNNNNNNNNNNNNNNNNNNNNNNNNNNNNNNNNNNNNNNNNNNNNNNNNNNNNNNNNNNNNNNNNNNNNNNNNNNNNNNNNNNNNNNNNNNNNNNNNNNNNNNNNNNNNNNNNNNNNNNNNNNNNNNNNNNNNNNNNNNNNNNNNNNNNNNNNNNNNNNNNNNNNNNNNNNNNNNNNNNNNNNNNNNNNNNNNNNNNNNNNNNNNNNNNNNNNNNNNNNNNNNNNNNNNNNNNNNNNNNNNNNNNNNNNNNNNNNNNNNNNNNNNNNNNNNNNNNNNNNNNNNNNNNNNNNNNNNNNNNNNNNNNNNNNNNNNNNNNNNNNNNNNNNNNNNNNNNNNNNNNNNNNNNNNNNNNNNNNNNNNNNNNNNNNNNNNNNNNNNNNNNNNNNNNNNNNNNNNNNNNNNNNNNNNNNNNNNNNNNNNNNNNNNNNNNNNNNNNNNNNNNNNNNNNNNNNNNNNNNNNNNNNNNNNNNNNNNNNNNNNNNNNNNNNNNNNNNNNNNNNNNNNNNNNNNNNNNNNNNNNNNNNNNNNNNNNNNNNNNNNNNNNNNNNNNNNNNNNNNNNNNNNNNNNNNNNNNNNNNNNNNNNNNNNNNNNNNNNNNNNNNNNNNNNNNNNNNNNNNNNNNNNNNNNNNNNNNNNNNNNNNNNNNNNNNNNNNNNNNNNNNNNNNNNNNNNNNNNNNNNNNNNNNNNNNNNNNNNNNNNNNNNNNNNNNNNNNNNNNNNNNNNNNNNNNNNNNNNNNNNNNNNNNNNNNNNNNNNNNNNNNNNNNNNNNNNNNNNNNNNNNNNNNNNNNNNNNNNNNNNNNNNNNNNNNNNNNNNNNNNNNNNNNNNNNNNNNNNNNNNNNNNNNNNNNNNNNNNNNNNNNNNNNNNNNNNNNNNNNNNNNNNNNNNNNNNNNNNNNNNNNNNNNNNNNNNNNNNNNNNNNNNNNNNNNNNNNNNNNNNNNNNNNNNNNNNNNNNNNNNNNNNNNNNNNNNNNNNNNNNNNNNNNNNNNNNNNNNNNNNNNNNNNNNNNNNNNNNNNNNNNNNNNNNNNNNNNNNNNNNNNNNNNNNNNNNNNNNNNNNNNNNNNNNNNNNNNNNNNNNNNNNNNNNNNNNNNNNNNNNNNNNNNNNNNNNNNNNNNNNNNNNNNNNNNNNNNNNNNNNNNNNNNNNNNNNNNNNNNNNNNNNNNNNNNNNNNNNNNNNNNNNNNNNNNNNNNNNNNNNNNNNNNNNNNNNNNNNNNNNNNNNNNNNNNNNNNNNNNNNNNNNNNNNNNNNNNNNNNNNNNNNNNNNNNNNNNNNNNNNNNNNNNNNNNNNNNNNNtaactcaagaaccctaactcttctCTTTCAAAAAGGGACAATAATGATCTAAAGATCATCCTAACTCAAAAATAAGAGCTCAAAATAAAAGAttgtgaaaggaccaaaatgcccttaaatttccggacgaaAAATCCtttccaactgcccaacttctacaggtcataactccctcatacggactcggaatcgagcaaactcggcggcgttggaaagatcgttccaagggcttcgcaaccataactggaactactcctaactcatcctgagctaggagttacgactactcgaagttggccaaaaactcatgaTTTTctacacttagccaaatttccagatttcaagctccttcaaagccacttcaaattgtcggacgTTACAGATTGCTAGGCCATACTCTTGGGTGCTAACATTCTCATTTCTCTAACATGTAGCAGAGTGGCATCACAACATTTTGGTGAACtcataagaaaatagaaaaggCTGAAACCATTCACTTCAGGATCCGTAAAATCTAATGACTTGCATCAAACCTCAAGGACTTCAATGAAAAATTTGTTCAATAGTTACATTGTGAGATGTATTTAGTTTACAATGAATGCAACAGCTGTTGGATGTTTTACAGAATCTTTATTAAACGAAATAACTCATAAAGAAATTAcatgtgatattccaaattGCTCCAGCTACAAACTCTGGTTACCCTGTTAAAGAATAACTCAATGGGCattttttgagttgaatttgaACGGATTACAATGGGTTGCACTAACAAATCAGCTGATCCATCAAAACTTTACTACAGTTAatgtttgtgtgtgtgtgtgtcatGAAATGGTATTACAGTAAGCAAAATGACTATAGCACATTTGTGTTGACAAGTTGGGACTACAACCCTGTCATTATTTGGAAATCCATCATGGTTGAGTTCACCAGAGTTCAGCATTTTGTTAGAGCATGCCACGCTTTCTCAGTTTCTCCATAACTAATTGAACTTCATCAGCATCCACATTCTCTGGTCACAGTAAGTTTCTTCTCTTTCATATCAGTTTAAATTGATTCTATCCCTTACATAtcgaaaagacaaaaaagatgaATCTATCTATTCGGTGTactcaaaaaaaggaaagaaagaaaaaaaaaagtagtatcTGGAAGAAAAACTAATCTTTTAAATGCCTTGGGTATGTCTTTTTCTGCAAGAAAACCAAGAGAAAAACCCAAATGTAAAACGAGGCCACCAGGTAAAGATAACAGTGAAAACAGTTCATAAAGTTTAAAGCCGTTATTTCTGATTCATCAATATCATGCAGAATAAAGCTTTTCCCAGTAGTGTACCTTGATGATGACGAGCTTGaaattagtattttgattaTCTTCGACTTGTGTTTCTTCTATATTCTTGGCTGACTTAACAACAGACTTGTTGGACATGTCTACCTCAATGTACTTGAGAGAAAGGATGTCCATGAAACAAGAAGGGATCTCCATAAGATCTTGACATCCATTCAAAACCAattgttcaaggttaggaaAGGCATCATCGGCAACAATCCATTTCATCAAGGACAAATATTCTAGTTTCAAGATTTTGAGTTGAGGGAACATGCCATTGCTCACTTTCCATTCCCTATGATCACCAAATTCAAGGTCGCACAGTTTGAGTACCTCAAGGTGCTTGAGATGATCAACAGTTTCTGATAAGTACTGAGAATCCAAGTAAAAGCCAGagagtttcaagtatttgagatTTGGTGCAGAGATGCAAAATGGGATGGTTTTAAAGGCTTTTGATCGATAAAGCTTTAGTATTTCAAGCCGTATTGGAAAATTTAACACATGGTACTGAGGAGGGTATTCTAAACATTCAACTTCACATATCAGTTTTCGAAGATTAGGTGTTTTTCTCAGAATCAATTCTGCATCCTCAACACTAGAGAAATATGGAGTGGAAATGGTTTCCAAATCATAAAGTCTTGCAGAGTTCTCAAGTAATGCTTCTTCATTTTCTGGACTGAATTTAGGAATATGCAGATGTCTCAATTTAACCATATCCCAAATTGTACTAGGTAGTAATAGCGTGTTATGTCTCCCAACTGGTGTACTCTTTAATATAAGAGTTTCAAGGTTCCAAAGATTGGATATGCTTGAAGGAATTGAATTCTGTTCAATGGATGCAGATAAATACCTCAAATAAAAGAGCTCAGTTGgaataaaatcaataacaaCCTGGTGCTCCAAATCCAATGCTTTTAgaaacttaaaatttaataaaatgagtGAAGTTGAAAAAGCAGGAGAGTATAAGTATGAGTCAGGATTCTTAAAAAGTACAGAGCCAACAAGTGAACAAGACGCACTCCATTCAACAAGATTATCCATTTCAGTGAAGGCCAAGTGAGCATGCTGCTTGTGAGAGTAAACAGCTTTGGTACTGATCTGATCCCTGTGAATATATCAATTAGCAAAATCATatcattaattttcaaatataacttGAAATACTTGATTGATTGAAAGTAACACCACTTATCATATTACCGTTTTAACCATAGTAGAAAATTCTCCTCAGCTGCTCTTTCCTTGCAGAAGTCGAGTAATACATCATGAAGGCGACATGCTTTGACCTTACCATCTGAAATGGCCCTCTGAGTAACCATTACTAGATTTCTTCCAATAAGATTCTCCAAGTAACCTTCTGCTATATCCTCCAAGCTCCTACCTTCACttctttttataaatgattCTGATATCCATAACCTTATTAACCTCGAAATATTAATAACTCTATCCTCCAAAAATGCTCCAAAATAAAGGAAGCAAGACTTAAGATGACAGGGTAAAACATGATAACTTTTGTCTACAATGGCTCTTGAGTCATTGTGAATGTGGGTACCCAAATTGTTGGCTACTTGTTCCCAACATTCTACTTCCTTTTCCATCTCTGACAGAATACCAGCCACCAAAACAATTGAAAGAGGGAGTTGTCCACACATTTTTGCTATTCTTAGCCCAACATCTTTTAGGAGAGGAGAACTGCAGCTTTTTTCACCAAACACTTTCTTTTCAAGCAACTTCCAACTTTCATCTTCGTCAAACATACGGAGATGAAGGGGATCACTATGAACACTAGCATATTTGGCAACTTCATGATGTCTTGTTGTTAGAATGATTCTGCTTCTGTTATTGGCATCTGGAAAACAACCTCTTAAATCATCCCAAGCACTATTGTCCCACACGTCATCAACAAGGATAAGATACCTTCGGGACAATAAAGTTTTGCGAAGCTTATCAGCTAATTTATTCTCATTATGTTTTCTACGCGCAGAATCATCACCGACAGCATCACATAGCAAGGCCAATAACAATTCCTTATATGAATATACTTGAGACACACAACATTGTGCGCAAATATCAAAGTGAGAGACAACTGACCTGTCAGAATAGAGTCTGTTGGCCAAAGTCGTCTTACCTAGACCTGGCATGCCGTGAATTGAAATGACATCTTGCCCTTTGGTTCCATTCAGTAGTCGATTTCTTAAATTTTCTATGACATCCTTAAACCCCACAATTTCTTCATTCATCCTTGGTGTCCTTGCCAATTGTGATGATGTATGAGTAATGACAGTCTTCATTGTATCCTCAACCGTGTTCTTTTCCTGAATCTTTGCTTTGATACAAGTAATCTCCTCTATGATATCCAGGAGCCAACGCTCTAGGCACCAATGAGGAGCTACTTTATTAATACAACCATCAACTACATATTCCACCTCATATGCTTTCCTAATTATCTGTGTAGCACAATCTTCATTCAGTGTCTTGAGCTTATTGTGTGGCTCTTCTACAACAACCTTCAGGAAAGGTTGCATGCTCTCAAATTCCGTTTGAATAACATGGAGTTGATTCTTGAGGAAAGCAAGTGAATGGGAATAATGGCCTTGGAAATCCTTCAGGTTTTTCAATAGAGAATCGACATAGCCTAGTCCATGAACCTTTGACAAGTTACAATGAATTGCCTTTTGCATGACAAGGTAGACCCTCACCTTGATAGGCTCAATGTTTCTTGGAAGATCCAAACCAAGTGCTCGGTTCATATCATCCAATACTGTGTCTTCCTTCTCACCCTCAATATCATATAATGAGTAAATAAGAAGTCCGGCATCAAGAATAACAGAATCCATGTCTTGAAGATGAAATTCCAGATCTAGTATTGGCAGATGAATGAGATTGTCTCTTAGAAGGCAGAGCATCTCCTGAAGGTTTACCATTTGATCACTCAAACCAACCATCAGATTGTGTGTTGGAGTCTCCACAATGCCACTCTCAGCTGCATGCTTATTTTGAGCTTGTGGTATGGTGGACTTCAAAGCTTTCAGGACATCAATATAATTACTGTTGCGGCTGATGAAATCAGAAAGCAAACGACTGACTTCACTTGGAGCCAAGTCTTGATTTCCGTTTCCATATACTGGCAAATGCAACCACACAACGATTGCGATGTGGCTAGCCTCAATTAAAGCACGAGTATAAAAAGTAGTATGTCGGTATTGAGGCTCTATACATTTGTTTGAAACAAAGCAGACGAAAAATCTCAGTAACTTCAACTCCTTTGACACTTATTCTATTTGTTCCTTGGGTCCTGGAACAAAGAGCAACGAACATGGATCATTGATCTTGACTAGAACATTGAGATTCCCCACAACAGCATCGATGAATTCCATCACAAATTTGGGGCTATGAATATTGATATCATCATCATCCACCTTGTTGGATGCAAGTGGTGTTTTTGGAAAGGAGTATTTAGCTCTGAATTCTTGCTTAGTCTTCCAAATTACCTCCTTCCAGTATGCAAATCCATCATCTGAACAAGCATCTGGCCGGGTGTTAAGTAAGGTAGCACACAGCCTCTTGCAAATTACCTCCTTCCAGTATGCAAATGCATTATCTGAACCAGCATTCGGCCGGATGCATCTTAATGTAGCACACATCCTCTTGAAAATTTTTAGCATTTTTTGTGAGACATGTAGCATACCACATTCACTTGCAAAAGCAAAGTTCTGTAAATGGAGAAAACAATCAAGGAATTTTAATTcccaaagaaagaaatttattcGATCCGGGTATTTTTGGGCTCGCAGTGATCTAAGGAAGCGATCTTTCAGATCAGACAATTCATTGTTGAAATACATCCTTGTGACACAAGAATCACACTGTTGTGGACTGGGAAAGAAGAGCAATTCAGATACAATACAAAGTACTCAGAGTATTGTATAGTTTCTTTATACAATACAAAGTCATTGTTGGCATACTATGATAAAGTTCATAGAATATTCAAAAGTATTTAAGGAAGGCAGACAAATAAAGTGAGAGGCAGCCAAACAAAATACAAAGTCATTGCTGGCATACTAAGATAAAGTGCCAAAGaatatttaaaagtatttgTCAAGAAGTCTAAAAGGTGTTTTgtctattaaattttttatttattttggaaaaaggttcaaatatgtcatcaaattttgaaaaaaggcTCATTTATGACATTCgctaaaagtttggctcatctatgcattgtcgtttgagaaaagactcacAATCATGCCAAACAACTTTTAACATTTTTCAATCGAGattttggatcaaatgtactCTTTTTGTTTCTTGCTCCTCAAGAACACCAAAAACACTTGACGAAGATCAAGAACTCCCAAATTTCCAACTTCAATTAACTATTAATTCGTGTTTACTGCTTGATATCATCAaagtatatagtatatatatactttgatgaTATCAAAGAGTAAGAAACAGTGTTGCAGTAAAAACACTACTCAGTTACACTTACTCCTTGCTACCATtagagtgtatatatatatataactgtgATGGCATCAACGAGAAAGAGGCAATGTTTCAGTAAAAAACTGTTCAATTACTGCTTGATACTTTCAGAGTATATAGATAccatcaaagtatatatata
The DNA window shown above is from Solanum stenotomum isolate F172 chromosome 6, ASM1918654v1, whole genome shotgun sequence and carries:
- the LOC125868855 gene encoding putative late blight resistance protein homolog R1B-14, which encodes MVNLQEMLCLLRDNLIHLPILDLEFHLQDMDSVILDAGLLIYSLYDIEGEKEDTVLDDMNRALGLDLPRNIEPIKVRVYLVMQKAIHCNLSKVHGLGYVDSLLKNLKDFQGHYSHSLAFLKNQLHVIQTEFESMQPFLKVVVEEPHNKLKTLNEDCATQIIRKAYEVEYVVDGCINKVAPHWCLERWLLDIIEEITCIKAKIQEKNTVEDTMKTVITHTSSQLARTPRMNEEIVGFKDVIENLRNRLLNGTKGQDVISIHGMPGLGKTTLANRLYSDRSVVSHFDICAQCCVSQVYSYKELLLALLCDAVGDDSARRKHNENKLADKLRKTLLSRRYLILVDDVWDNSAWDDLRGCFPDANNRSRIILTTRHHEVAKYASVHSDPLHLRMFDEDESWKLLEKKVFGEKSCSSPLLKDVGLRIAKMCGQLPLSIVLVAGILSEMEKEVECWEQVANNLGTHIHNDSRAIVDKSYHVLPCHLKSCFLYFGAFLEDRVINISRLIRLWISESFIKRSEGRSLEDIAEGYLENLIGRNLVMVTQRAISDGKVKACRLHDVLLDFCKERAAEENFLLWLKRDQISTKAVYSHKQHAHLAFTEMDNLVEWSASCSLVGSVLFKNPDSYLYSPAFSTSLILLNFKFLKALDLEHQVVIDFIPTELFYLRYLSASIEQNSIPSSISNLWNLETLILKSTPVGRHNTLLLPSTIWDMVKLRHLHIPKFSPENEEALLENSARLYDLETISTPYFSSVEDAELILRKTPNLRKLICEVECLEYPPQYHVLNFPIRLEILKLYRSKAFKTIPFCISAPNLKYLKLSGFYLDSQYLSETVDHLKHLEVLKLCDLEFGDHREWKVSNGMFPQLKILKLEYLSLMKWIVADDAFPNLEQLVLNGCQDLMEIPSCFMDILSLKYIEVDMSNKSVVKSAKNIEETQVEDNQNTNFKLVIIKVHYWEKLYSA
- the LOC125868251 gene encoding putative late blight resistance protein homolog R1B-17 gives rise to the protein MYFNNELSDLKDRFLRSLRAQKYPDRINFFLWELKFLDCFLHLQNFAFASECGMLHVSQKMLKIFKRMCATLRCIRPNAGSDNAFAYWKEVICKRLCATLLNTRPDACSDDGFAYWKEVIWKTKQEFRAKYSFPKTPLASNKVDDDDINIHSPKFVMEFIDAVVGNLNVLVKINDPCSLLFVPGPKEQIE